In Microcoleus sp. FACHB-68, the following are encoded in one genomic region:
- a CDS encoding orange carotenoid protein N-terminal domain-containing protein, whose amino-acid sequence MTSNNPSKAPEALSKDTQNVAQRFESLGTDDKLALLYYIYKKMGGSITPAAPDVAQPELAPMLLGDFFELSDEEQLNIMRAIVNREDTEFSHAYGSLTANNQLVVWFAWSQAMGDTVVDMPGNYQANQATNDVLGIIEKLNFEEQITVLREIAGNMGYTSITRVTSQETGVTPSL is encoded by the coding sequence ATGACTTCAAATAATCCCTCTAAAGCTCCCGAAGCGCTTTCAAAAGACACGCAAAATGTTGCTCAAAGGTTTGAATCTTTGGGAACCGATGACAAGCTAGCTCTGCTGTATTATATCTACAAAAAAATGGGAGGTTCCATCACCCCCGCCGCTCCAGATGTAGCGCAACCAGAGTTAGCCCCAATGCTCCTGGGAGACTTTTTTGAGCTGTCTGATGAAGAGCAATTGAATATTATGCGGGCGATTGTAAACCGGGAAGACACAGAATTTTCCCACGCTTACGGTTCTCTAACGGCAAATAATCAGTTGGTTGTCTGGTTTGCTTGGTCGCAAGCGATGGGAGATACGGTTGTGGATATGCCGGGTAACTATCAAGCAAATCAAGCAACTAATGATGTGTTGGGCATCATTGAAAAGCTCAATTTTGAGGAGCAAATTACAGTGCTTCGCGAAATCGCAGGAAATATGGGCTACACAAGCATTACACGCGTTACCAGCCAAGAAACCGGCGTGACTCCAAGTCTTTAA
- a CDS encoding alpha/beta hydrolase encodes MSKLNRPNSKVSETQRRFKQPVIKFPAWAITPILLGSIALAVICTAAMPASAAERVMLRLGPFQQSIEIADLERFAETGEISTNLQPIAYLLTPDVRRVLSDRLELTADQANNLVDELLKSPGGDRIVQAVRLILPGISIEQVEAALMLAARQANNVSISSLFRALPGETITVDLSALITALSKLNLPYLGTKALDSYLQQEQELSVKNEPVLPNFNPAAAGDQPVRQQTLTFSDRQRGRTIPVEVYTSTEPADTQQPLVIISHGLGSDRQVLAYLARHLASHGLTVAAVEHPGSNVAWQAGAPITLDPSQLLAPSEFINRPLDVSFVLDEFAKLNRQSGLLQGKLNTDQVSMIGHSLGGYTALALAGGELQLDELRGFCKNKLPVGYSAADWLQCSAANLIGNRRQLRDERVVQVIALNPIVGRLFGQTGLSKITTPTLILAATEDVLAPALNHQLQPFTQLAGTKYLITAIGGTHLSVTEPANLTRAGGQNSIVKERRGADTEPLRQLLQGVSLAFIKQQTPEAETYAAFLSPTYARSLSTEALPLRLSTELPANLSRWLQVGTQK; translated from the coding sequence ATGAGCAAGCTCAACCGGCCTAATAGTAAGGTATCTGAAACCCAACGTCGTTTCAAGCAGCCAGTGATAAAATTTCCGGCGTGGGCAATAACGCCTATACTGCTAGGGAGTATTGCTCTAGCCGTCATCTGCACAGCCGCCATGCCGGCATCAGCAGCCGAACGCGTCATGCTGCGACTTGGCCCTTTTCAGCAGTCAATAGAAATTGCAGATTTAGAACGTTTCGCCGAGACAGGCGAAATCTCTACCAACCTTCAACCCATAGCCTATTTGCTAACCCCGGATGTGCGGCGAGTGCTATCTGATCGTCTGGAACTCACCGCCGATCAGGCAAACAATCTGGTGGATGAGCTATTAAAATCACCCGGTGGAGATCGAATTGTTCAGGCAGTTCGGTTAATATTGCCTGGGATCAGCATTGAGCAAGTTGAAGCAGCCTTGATGCTGGCAGCCAGACAGGCAAACAACGTCAGCATCAGCAGCCTGTTTCGGGCGTTGCCAGGGGAAACCATTACTGTGGATCTCAGTGCCCTGATAACGGCATTATCTAAACTTAATCTTCCCTATTTAGGCACAAAAGCCTTAGATTCTTACCTGCAGCAGGAGCAGGAGTTGAGCGTCAAAAACGAGCCGGTGTTGCCCAACTTTAACCCAGCAGCAGCCGGCGATCAACCTGTGCGGCAGCAAACCCTGACTTTTTCTGACCGGCAACGGGGACGTACCATTCCTGTTGAAGTTTACACGAGCACTGAGCCGGCAGACACCCAGCAACCCCTCGTGATCATCTCTCACGGATTGGGTTCAGATCGTCAAGTTTTAGCCTATTTAGCGCGTCATCTCGCCTCCCACGGCTTGACAGTCGCCGCCGTAGAACATCCCGGCAGCAATGTTGCTTGGCAAGCCGGTGCGCCGATTACCCTCGATCCGAGCCAGCTACTCGCGCCTTCTGAATTTATCAACCGGCCTTTGGATGTTAGCTTTGTCCTTGATGAATTTGCCAAATTGAACCGGCAGTCTGGCTTATTGCAGGGCAAACTTAACACCGATCAAGTGAGTATGATCGGTCATTCCTTGGGCGGTTACACTGCCTTAGCCCTTGCCGGCGGCGAATTACAGTTAGATGAATTGCGAGGCTTTTGCAAAAATAAGCTGCCGGTGGGATACTCTGCCGCAGACTGGTTGCAATGTTCGGCAGCTAACTTGATCGGCAACCGCCGGCAGCTACGAGATGAACGTGTCGTGCAAGTAATCGCCCTCAACCCGATTGTGGGGCGCTTATTCGGGCAAACCGGCCTCAGCAAAATTACCACGCCCACGTTAATTTTGGCGGCAACAGAAGACGTACTCGCGCCGGCACTTAACCACCAGCTACAGCCGTTTACTCAACTTGCCGGTACTAAATATCTGATAACAGCCATCGGTGGCACCCATTTAAGTGTGACTGAACCGGCCAACCTAACCCGTGCCGGTGGCCAAAATTCCATCGTCAAAGAACGTAGAGGCGCAGATACCGAACCCCTGCGCCAACTGCTGCAAGGCGTCAGTCTGGCATTCATCAAACAGCAGACACCAGAGGCTGAAACTTATGCCGCCTTCCTCTCACCCACCTACGCCCGATCCTTATCTACCGAGGCGCTGCCTCTGCGTTTGAGTACAGAATTGCCAGCGAATTTGAGCCGGTGGTTGCAAGTTGGCACTCAAAAATGA
- a CDS encoding glycosyltransferase family 61 protein: protein MLQSTHSTSPEQAAGFNLREFLKPLRKFVSNKLYNSDLFMYFIYPKIEQLSVFIKSLLSRQELSSITVVNLLDLASQRGWQVENLQPPTIQECEASKTIVEYSFDLVKHGRLRLTQFHESRICHSVKRGEFYYSHLYGMVRYPIRETFTCEMPNAIILGSSGFVMTPELEMISQSTAESVDRLTVLLNSLSSASASFPPQPIPGKYLSFVGKYSAANYAHWLMDYLPRLALLDPSQTDFKVIVNADPEAYRLESLELLGVSPDRIFEVSEECLCFENLLFCHAADKMGVPKAVHLYKMRERLVTAATGTAHHPSPNRRIYISRAKASRSISNENELIPILREYGFEVINCEDYKLADQIRIFSEANVVAGAHGAGIFNQIFCNPGATVIEIFNRQRREHAPRKISSILKHEHWHIFGENVDRNWNTQVDPRKFQKVLAYALGDCTFKEGALHEKVY from the coding sequence ATGCTGCAATCTACGCACTCAACCAGCCCAGAGCAGGCTGCCGGTTTCAATCTCCGAGAGTTTCTTAAGCCTCTCCGTAAGTTTGTCTCAAACAAGCTGTACAACTCGGATTTATTTATGTACTTCATTTATCCGAAAATTGAACAACTGAGCGTTTTCATAAAAAGCTTATTGAGCCGGCAAGAATTATCTTCCATTACGGTTGTTAATCTTCTCGATTTGGCATCACAGCGTGGTTGGCAGGTGGAAAACCTTCAACCGCCAACTATTCAAGAGTGTGAAGCATCAAAAACAATTGTAGAATATAGTTTTGATTTAGTTAAGCATGGCCGGCTCCGGTTAACTCAATTTCATGAATCACGGATCTGCCACTCTGTAAAACGAGGCGAATTCTACTACTCTCATCTTTACGGAATGGTGCGTTACCCGATTCGCGAAACATTTACCTGCGAAATGCCTAATGCGATTATTTTAGGTTCAAGTGGATTTGTGATGACACCTGAACTCGAAATGATCTCCCAATCAACCGCAGAATCGGTTGATCGCTTAACAGTTTTATTGAATTCGCTCTCATCTGCTTCGGCAAGTTTTCCTCCTCAACCGATTCCGGGTAAATATCTCTCTTTTGTGGGCAAATATTCCGCAGCAAATTACGCCCACTGGCTGATGGATTACCTACCCAGACTAGCACTTTTAGATCCTTCACAAACTGATTTCAAGGTAATTGTTAATGCCGATCCCGAAGCGTATCGGCTGGAAAGTTTAGAATTATTAGGAGTATCTCCAGATAGAATTTTTGAAGTCAGCGAGGAATGCCTTTGTTTTGAAAACTTACTTTTCTGTCACGCAGCCGATAAAATGGGGGTTCCGAAAGCAGTACATTTGTATAAAATGCGAGAACGCTTGGTAACAGCAGCAACCGGCACTGCTCACCATCCATCCCCAAACCGTCGGATTTATATCTCTCGCGCCAAAGCTTCCCGCAGCATTAGTAATGAAAATGAATTAATACCCATTCTTCGAGAATATGGGTTTGAGGTAATTAACTGTGAAGATTACAAATTAGCCGATCAAATTCGCATATTTTCTGAAGCCAACGTAGTTGCCGGCGCTCATGGTGCCGGGATATTTAATCAAATTTTTTGCAATCCGGGTGCGACTGTTATCGAAATATTTAATCGTCAGCGCAGGGAACACGCCCCCCGCAAAATTTCTAGTATCCTAAAACACGAGCATTGGCATATTTTCGGAGAGAATGTTGATCGCAATTGGAACACTCAAGTAGATCCGCGTAAGTTCCAAAAAGTTTTGGCTTATGCCCTGGGAGATTGTACTTTTAAAGAGGGAGCCTTACATGAAAAAGTCTACTAA
- a CDS encoding heme-binding protein, producing the protein MSAALPVGFPQPTEMGEIEVKQYPDYRAVTYTHTGEAQQATGVAFNPLFQHISSNQIAMTTPVEARYLESSPAQSDSPNTVEVSFLYPNPDINPQQIDAGVKVTDYPAMTVVSAGIQGAYTWESYQINLRRLHDWLAENPQYQVAGSPRRLLYNSPMTPESMKRSEVQIPIQKPIS; encoded by the coding sequence ATGTCTGCTGCTTTACCCGTTGGATTTCCACAGCCCACTGAAATGGGTGAGATTGAAGTTAAGCAATATCCTGACTATCGTGCTGTGACTTACACCCACACAGGGGAGGCACAGCAAGCAACGGGAGTGGCTTTTAATCCGTTGTTTCAACACATCAGCAGCAACCAAATTGCAATGACAACGCCGGTGGAAGCGCGTTATCTAGAAAGTTCGCCGGCACAAAGTGATTCACCAAACACGGTAGAAGTTTCTTTTTTATATCCCAATCCTGATATTAATCCCCAGCAGATTGATGCGGGTGTGAAGGTGACAGATTATCCAGCCATGACAGTGGTGAGCGCCGGCATTCAAGGGGCTTATACTTGGGAAAGTTATCAAATTAATTTGCGCCGGCTGCACGATTGGCTGGCTGAAAATCCGCAGTATCAAGTAGCCGGTTCTCCCCGCCGGTTGCTGTACAACTCACCTATGACGCCAGAATCGATGAAACGCAGCGAAGTCCAAATTCCGATTCAGAAGCCAATTTCTTGA
- the fba gene encoding class II fructose-bisphosphate aldolase (catalyzes the reversible aldol condensation of dihydroxyacetonephosphate and glyceraldehyde 3-phosphate in the Calvin cycle, glycolysis, and/or gluconeogenesis), with protein sequence MALVPMRLLLDHAAENGYGLPAYNVNNMEQIQAIMRAADETNSPVILQASRGARTYAGENFLRHLILAAVETYPHIPIVMHQDHGNAPSTCYSAMKNGFTSVMMDGSLEADAKTPSSYEYNVNVSREVVKVAHSIGVSVEGELGCLGSLETGMGEAEDGHGAEGVLSHDQLLTDPDQAVDFVEQTGVDALAVAIGTSHGAYKFTRKPTGEILAISRIEEIHRRLPNTHLVMHGSSSVPEDLLALINQYGGKIRETYGVPVEEIQKGIKSGVRKVNIDTDNRLAITAAVREALASKPEEFDPRHFLKPSIKYMQKVCADRYQSFGAAGHGTKVKQVSLEDFAAKYAKGELSSAAKKAVTA encoded by the coding sequence ATGGCGCTTGTACCTATGCGGCTGCTGCTGGATCACGCGGCTGAGAACGGTTACGGCCTCCCTGCTTATAACGTCAATAACATGGAGCAGATCCAAGCGATCATGCGGGCGGCAGATGAGACAAATAGCCCCGTGATTTTGCAAGCATCTCGCGGCGCTCGGACTTATGCCGGCGAAAACTTCCTGCGCCACCTGATTTTGGCTGCGGTTGAAACCTATCCCCACATTCCCATTGTCATGCACCAAGATCATGGCAATGCTCCCTCCACCTGCTACTCTGCGATGAAAAATGGTTTCACCAGCGTAATGATGGATGGTTCTCTGGAGGCGGATGCCAAGACTCCATCCAGCTATGAGTACAACGTCAATGTCAGCCGCGAAGTGGTGAAAGTCGCTCACTCCATCGGTGTCAGCGTTGAAGGCGAACTAGGTTGCTTGGGTTCTCTGGAAACCGGCATGGGTGAAGCAGAAGATGGACATGGCGCTGAAGGCGTTCTGTCTCACGATCAACTGCTAACCGATCCCGATCAAGCAGTTGACTTCGTCGAGCAAACCGGCGTGGATGCGCTGGCAGTTGCAATTGGCACCAGCCACGGCGCTTACAAGTTCACCCGTAAGCCGACTGGGGAAATTTTGGCAATCAGCCGCATTGAAGAAATTCACCGCCGCTTGCCCAACACCCACTTGGTGATGCACGGTTCCTCCTCTGTGCCTGAAGATTTGCTCGCTTTAATTAACCAGTACGGCGGTAAAATCCGGGAAACCTACGGCGTGCCGGTTGAAGAAATCCAAAAGGGTATCAAGAGCGGTGTGCGTAAGGTGAATATCGATACCGACAACCGTCTGGCTATCACCGCTGCCGTACGTGAAGCACTCGCTTCCAAGCCGGAAGAATTTGACCCCCGCCACTTCCTGAAGCCTTCTATCAAGTATATGCAGAAGGTTTGTGCCGACCGCTATCAGTCTTTTGGCGCAGCCGGTCATGGTACAAAGGTCAAGCAAGTGTCTCTCGAAGACTTTGCTGCTAAGTATGCCAAGGGCGAATTGAGTTCTGCTGCTAAGAAGGCTGTGACTGCCTAA